A genomic window from Streptomyces mirabilis includes:
- a CDS encoding PP2C family protein-serine/threonine phosphatase translates to MVSRRLGKDHGLSGEPRRALLAVPIALIAMVTVVDVLAPPSVHLGPFLVAAPALTASFAGPWATGFVGALAVLAQTAVAVTRTSLLDLNHIFQLIVLILMSALVTVFAHLRGHHERELSRLRSVAMAAQEVVLKPIPHRIGPLRIACVYLAAETEAQIGGDLYAAARTAKGTRIVIGDVRGKGLEAVGDAALLLGAFRAAAHKQADLPELVAFLEGTVSSDLDDPAGPEGEAEDRGEAFITAAVLDVPDHDPAIHMINCGHPPPLLLRGGQVGLLEVRHPAPPLGLTEFVRSRPSPETFAFEPGDIALLYTDGVIEARDPNGTFYPLVERVAGKSGKGPDALLAHLCADLLHHAGGYLDDDAAMVAIERMPGSL, encoded by the coding sequence ATGGTTTCTCGGCGACTCGGTAAGGATCACGGTTTGTCAGGGGAACCACGTCGTGCCCTGCTGGCGGTACCGATCGCGTTGATCGCGATGGTCACGGTGGTCGACGTACTCGCTCCGCCCAGCGTCCACCTCGGGCCCTTCCTGGTCGCCGCACCCGCTCTCACAGCGTCGTTCGCCGGGCCCTGGGCGACCGGTTTCGTCGGCGCGCTGGCCGTCCTGGCCCAGACCGCGGTCGCGGTGACGCGCACCAGCCTCCTTGATCTGAACCACATCTTCCAGCTCATCGTCCTGATCCTGATGTCAGCGCTCGTGACCGTCTTCGCCCACCTGCGAGGACACCATGAAAGGGAACTGAGCCGGCTGCGCTCGGTGGCGATGGCCGCGCAAGAAGTGGTGCTCAAGCCGATTCCCCACCGGATCGGCCCGTTGCGCATCGCCTGCGTCTACCTGGCCGCGGAGACCGAGGCACAGATCGGCGGCGACCTGTATGCCGCCGCCCGCACGGCCAAGGGAACCCGGATCGTCATCGGCGATGTCAGGGGCAAGGGCCTCGAGGCAGTCGGAGATGCCGCCCTCCTGCTGGGCGCATTCCGGGCCGCGGCCCACAAACAGGCCGACCTGCCCGAGTTGGTCGCCTTCCTGGAGGGAACCGTCTCCTCGGACCTGGACGACCCCGCGGGCCCCGAGGGCGAGGCCGAGGATCGTGGCGAGGCATTCATCACCGCCGCCGTGCTGGACGTCCCGGACCATGATCCGGCCATTCACATGATCAACTGTGGGCACCCCCCGCCCCTGCTGCTGCGCGGCGGCCAGGTCGGCCTGCTCGAAGTGCGCCACCCAGCACCGCCTCTGGGTCTCACCGAATTCGTGCGATCCCGACCCTCCCCGGAAACGTTCGCCTTCGAGCCCGGCGACATCGCCCTTCTCTACACGGACGGCGTCATCGAGGCTCGCGACCCGAACGGCACGTTCTACCCGCTTGTGGAACGGGTGGCCGGCAAGTCCGGCAAGGGTCCCGACGCTCTCCTGGCCCACCTGTGCGCGGACCTGTTGCACCACGCCGGCGGATACCTGGATGACGACGCCGCCATGGTGGCGATCGAGCGCATGCCGGGGTCATTGTGA
- a CDS encoding lectin → MRFRQRLVVVSVLGIAVLPLPAIGGAHAASTATPALVKDPASLVNPLIGTSGAVDTFPGPDMPAGMVQWGPDTTPDRPSGGGYEYDDNKISGFSLTHVSGPGCGVAGDLPILPVTGALSGNLGDASVGFSHDDEQAGIGYYKVTDANGVKTQLSDTTRAGLGTFTFPTGRQANLLFKLSGGATQVDGTRVQVVNDKEIRGSIDSGHFCGASNRYTLHFDIKFDQPFTASGTWVGSTINSGATSLKAGRAQQPLQTHPSKPLKEKHFTVPAAPSPTVHGSGTTSTSTPSPAPSADAAPRKTAASKAVQPPTTGANGMYLTFDTSSTPTVSAKVGISYTNDANAADNLTTEIRNWNLGAVEQANHDAWNTVLNKIQTGGGSSDQQVQFYTALYHALLHPNVFSDDNGQYMGMDNQVHKLAKGQQAQYANYSGWDTYRSQTQLMAMVEPKVTSDVVTSMLNGYDQTGLLPKWASNNGESYVMVGDPAAGIIADAYAFGARSFDTDKALAALQHEATAPNNDRPGESVRDAKGYLPLDENDYGCCNFYGPVSTQLEYDSADYAVAAFAKSLGKTAVYEKFATRAQDWMNVFNPQTGYVQGKNKDGQFATGFTPGTSNGFVEGTSAQYTPMVPFNLQQLIQARGGAKAYSSYLDSLLDNITHPGNTDADLSNEPSVEIPWEYNYTGEPWKTQAAVRKAQQNLYFNAPVGSFGNDDLGAMSSWYVWSELGMYPETPGTDTLALGSPAFPVAKVTFGNGKTVRINAPQAAPDAPYVQSLGVKGNEWDTSWLTYQQFAGAGTVDFTLGTEPDKSWASDPSAAPPSDTTGGDRVLAATGPSSDGLVLRPGASGDGTLDLTNLGGKAVTVDWKATTPSGITLDTASGSVPVPASGSAEAKVHVTAGTSEGTFPVTFALTDHSTGAALSGATLRVAVAKAGALWPYATNEGIYPDGTSYSGGFDGGGWAFSQNALSAAGVTSGSALTVDGISYTWPTVTSGQLDNLEMAGQTIPMPAGTSGASLGLLGSAANAPTDGSGVSGTVTVTYTDGTTSQATVGFSDWTLNGGSSKPLAGDTTAVTTAYRNTGSGGRDNVKTYVFATKVPLDASKQVASITLPVTGSTGTDHLFAYGFGQ, encoded by the coding sequence ATGAGATTCCGCCAACGTCTGGTGGTGGTGTCCGTCCTGGGCATCGCCGTACTCCCACTCCCGGCGATCGGAGGCGCCCATGCCGCGAGCACCGCGACGCCTGCGCTGGTGAAGGACCCAGCGTCCCTCGTCAACCCCCTCATCGGCACCTCCGGCGCGGTGGACACCTTCCCCGGCCCCGACATGCCGGCCGGCATGGTGCAGTGGGGGCCCGACACGACGCCCGACCGTCCCTCGGGCGGCGGCTACGAGTACGACGACAACAAGATCTCCGGCTTCAGCCTCACCCATGTCTCGGGACCCGGCTGCGGCGTCGCGGGCGACCTGCCCATCCTGCCGGTGACCGGCGCGCTGTCGGGCAACCTGGGCGATGCGTCCGTCGGCTTCAGCCACGACGACGAGCAGGCGGGCATCGGGTACTACAAAGTCACGGACGCGAACGGCGTCAAGACCCAGCTGAGCGACACCACCCGCGCCGGCCTGGGCACCTTCACCTTCCCCACGGGCCGGCAGGCGAACCTGCTGTTCAAGCTCAGCGGGGGCGCCACACAGGTGGACGGGACCCGCGTCCAGGTGGTGAACGACAAGGAGATCCGCGGCTCGATCGACAGCGGTCACTTCTGCGGCGCGAGCAACAGGTACACGCTGCACTTCGACATCAAGTTCGACCAGCCGTTCACCGCGAGCGGCACCTGGGTCGGCAGCACCATCAACTCCGGCGCGACGTCGCTGAAGGCGGGCAGGGCCCAGCAGCCCCTGCAGACGCACCCGTCGAAACCGCTCAAGGAGAAGCATTTCACCGTTCCCGCGGCTCCCTCCCCGACCGTGCACGGAAGCGGCACCACGTCCACGAGCACGCCGTCCCCGGCACCCAGCGCCGACGCCGCGCCCCGGAAGACCGCCGCGAGCAAAGCCGTCCAGCCCCCCACCACAGGTGCCAACGGCATGTACCTGACCTTCGACACCTCCTCCACCCCGACGGTGAGTGCGAAGGTCGGCATCTCGTACACCAATGACGCCAACGCCGCGGACAACCTCACCACCGAGATCAGGAATTGGAACCTCGGTGCCGTCGAGCAGGCGAACCACGACGCCTGGAACACGGTGCTGAACAAGATCCAGACCGGCGGTGGATCCTCGGACCAGCAGGTGCAGTTCTACACCGCGCTCTACCACGCGCTGCTGCACCCCAACGTCTTCTCCGACGACAACGGCCAGTACATGGGCATGGACAACCAGGTCCACAAACTGGCAAAGGGCCAGCAGGCCCAGTACGCCAACTACTCGGGGTGGGACACCTACCGCTCCCAGACCCAGCTGATGGCGATGGTCGAGCCCAAGGTCACCAGCGACGTCGTCACCTCGATGCTCAACGGCTACGACCAGACGGGCCTGCTGCCCAAGTGGGCCTCGAACAACGGCGAGAGCTATGTGATGGTCGGCGACCCCGCAGCCGGCATCATCGCCGACGCATACGCCTTCGGCGCCCGGAGCTTCGACACCGACAAGGCGCTCGCCGCCTTGCAGCACGAGGCCACCGCCCCGAACAACGACCGCCCCGGCGAGTCGGTGCGGGACGCGAAGGGCTATCTCCCACTGGACGAGAACGACTACGGCTGCTGCAACTTCTACGGCCCGGTCTCCACGCAGTTGGAGTACGACTCCGCCGACTACGCCGTCGCCGCCTTCGCGAAGTCGCTGGGCAAGACGGCCGTCTACGAGAAGTTCGCCACTCGCGCCCAGGACTGGATGAACGTCTTCAACCCGCAGACCGGCTACGTCCAGGGCAAGAACAAGGACGGCCAGTTCGCGACCGGTTTCACCCCCGGCACCTCCAACGGCTTCGTGGAGGGCACCTCGGCGCAGTACACGCCGATGGTCCCGTTCAACCTGCAGCAACTCATCCAGGCACGCGGTGGTGCCAAGGCGTACTCGTCCTACCTGGACAGCCTCCTCGACAACATCACGCACCCGGGCAACACGGACGCCGACCTGAGCAACGAGCCCAGTGTGGAGATTCCCTGGGAGTACAACTACACCGGCGAGCCGTGGAAGACCCAGGCGGCCGTCCGCAAGGCCCAGCAGAACCTGTACTTCAACGCCCCGGTCGGCTCGTTCGGCAACGACGACCTCGGCGCGATGAGCTCCTGGTACGTCTGGTCCGAGCTCGGCATGTACCCGGAGACCCCGGGCACGGACACCCTGGCGCTGGGCAGCCCGGCGTTCCCGGTGGCCAAGGTGACCTTCGGCAACGGCAAGACGGTGCGGATCAACGCTCCGCAGGCCGCGCCCGACGCGCCGTACGTGCAGTCGCTCGGCGTCAAGGGCAACGAGTGGGACACCTCCTGGCTGACGTACCAGCAATTCGCGGGCGCGGGCACGGTCGACTTCACGCTCGGCACCGAACCCGACAAGTCCTGGGCGTCCGACCCATCGGCGGCACCACCGTCCGACACCACGGGCGGCGACCGGGTCCTGGCGGCGACCGGCCCCTCCAGTGACGGCCTGGTGCTCCGGCCGGGCGCGTCCGGTGACGGCACGCTCGACCTGACCAACCTCGGCGGCAAGGCCGTCACGGTCGACTGGAAGGCGACGACGCCCTCCGGCATCACACTGGACACGGCCTCCGGCTCGGTGCCCGTGCCCGCCTCGGGCAGCGCCGAGGCGAAGGTCCATGTGACGGCGGGCACGAGCGAGGGAACCTTCCCGGTCACCTTCGCGCTGACCGACCACAGCACCGGCGCGGCGCTCAGTGGGGCCACCCTCCGCGTGGCCGTGGCCAAGGCCGGTGCGCTGTGGCCGTACGCCACCAACGAGGGCATCTACCCCGACGGCACCAGCTACTCGGGCGGCTTCGACGGCGGCGGCTGGGCGTTCTCGCAGAACGCGCTGTCGGCGGCGGGCGTCACCAGCGGCTCCGCCCTCACGGTCGACGGCATCTCCTACACCTGGCCAACGGTGACATCCGGTCAGCTCGACAACCTGGAGATGGCCGGTCAGACCATCCCGATGCCGGCCGGCACGTCGGGTGCATCACTGGGCCTGCTGGGCTCGGCGGCCAACGCACCGACCGACGGCAGCGGGGTCTCGGGCACGGTGACCGTCACCTACACCGACGGCACCACCTCCCAGGCGACCGTCGGCTTCTCGGACTGGACGCTCAACGGCGGGTCGAGCAAGCCGCTCGCGGGTGACACGACGGCCGTCACGACCGCCTACCGAAACACCGGGAGCGGAGGCCGGGACAACGTGAAGACCTACGTCTTCGCCACGAAGGTCCCGCTCGACGCGTCCAAGCAGGTGGCGTCGATCACGCTGCCGGTGACGGGCTCGACGGGCACCGACCACCTGTTCGCCTACGGCTTCGGCCAGTAA
- a CDS encoding DUF1343 domain-containing protein — MSTADRVAVTPGIARLHASPGLAGPGRLGLVTNHTGVLPDLRPAAPALLEAGARLVALFGPEHGLHGTEQAGESDAAQADTTTGLPVHDTYRCSGERLDKLLVDSGVDTLVYDLQDIGARFYTYVWTMFDLMVSAARTGVRFVVADRPNPLGGLVSEGPLLDPAWASFVGRAAVPVRHGLTCGELARHLNASAVPQVAGSAADLTVIEAVGWQRAMDAGATGLPWVAPSPNIPSSTTATFYPGTCLFEGTNLSEGRGTTQPFEIVGAPYIDARFAPSLAELALPGVHFRDLRYVPTFHKHAGRPLRGVQLHITDREVFAPVRTAVAMLATLRRLYPGDFDWRASDGGVEGTGHRHFIDLLWGSDRLRRAVDAGEDPLPLCDPPAPPGRWAGDDVLLYS; from the coding sequence ATGAGCACGGCCGACCGCGTCGCGGTGACGCCCGGGATCGCACGGCTGCACGCGTCGCCCGGACTTGCCGGGCCCGGACGGCTCGGGTTGGTGACCAACCACACCGGCGTCCTCCCCGACCTGCGCCCGGCCGCGCCCGCACTGCTCGAGGCCGGCGCGCGGCTGGTCGCCCTGTTCGGTCCCGAACACGGGCTGCACGGGACCGAACAGGCCGGCGAAAGCGACGCCGCTCAGGCGGACACCACCACCGGCCTGCCGGTCCACGACACCTACCGGTGCAGTGGCGAGCGCCTCGACAAACTACTGGTCGACAGCGGCGTCGACACCCTCGTGTACGACCTGCAGGACATCGGGGCCAGGTTCTACACCTACGTGTGGACCATGTTCGACCTGATGGTCTCGGCGGCTCGTACGGGCGTACGGTTCGTGGTCGCCGACCGGCCGAATCCCCTCGGTGGACTCGTCAGCGAGGGCCCGCTCCTCGACCCGGCGTGGGCCAGCTTCGTCGGGCGCGCGGCGGTACCCGTCCGCCACGGTCTTACCTGCGGTGAACTCGCCCGGCATCTCAACGCCTCGGCCGTACCCCAAGTGGCGGGCAGTGCAGCCGACTTGACGGTGATCGAGGCCGTCGGCTGGCAACGCGCCATGGACGCGGGGGCCACCGGCCTGCCGTGGGTCGCGCCCTCGCCGAACATCCCGTCGTCGACCACTGCCACGTTCTACCCCGGCACCTGTCTGTTCGAGGGGACGAATCTCTCGGAGGGCCGTGGTACGACGCAGCCCTTCGAGATCGTCGGGGCCCCGTACATCGACGCGCGGTTCGCGCCCTCGCTCGCCGAGCTCGCCCTGCCTGGAGTGCACTTCCGTGATCTGCGGTACGTACCGACCTTTCACAAACACGCCGGACGGCCGTTGCGCGGGGTCCAACTCCACATCACCGATCGCGAGGTGTTCGCGCCCGTGCGTACCGCTGTCGCGATGCTGGCCACGCTGCGGCGGCTGTACCCGGGAGACTTCGACTGGCGCGCCTCGGACGGCGGCGTGGAGGGGACCGGCCACCGGCACTTCATCGACCTGCTGTGGGGGTCCGACCGGTTGCGGCGCGCCGTCGACGCGGGCGAAGACCCGCTGCCGCTCTGCGATCCACCGGCGCCGCCCGGCCGGTGGGCCGGCGACGACGTGTTGCTCTACTCCTGA
- a CDS encoding GNAT family N-acetyltransferase, translating into MTTTPSTTDRTTTSGVEMRGFGPGDGPRLVESWRRSAPADSITPDRFRSLVLLDPNFDPEGLRVAVDGDRVLGAAYAVRRLTPMTGTDLEPEQGWIPFFFVDPAVRGRGLGRRLLTDALDWLHGHGRTRVDFSSYTPNYVLPGLDAEAYPEAAGLLESLGFRTLYEAAAMDRGLVGYRIPEDVACRLDELTAQGYRFATPYDDDLVDLFALAGNHFGPDWACTIRQCLAAGTPLDRIVVARDPSGRLVGWAMHGTFDSVDERFGPFGVLEEMRGTGLGKVLLHLVLERMRARRAHSAWFLWTGEQSPAGHLYRKSGFTTTRVFRVMRREAAR; encoded by the coding sequence ATGACGACCACCCCGTCGACGACCGATCGCACGACGACATCCGGGGTCGAGATGCGTGGCTTCGGCCCGGGCGACGGCCCGCGGTTGGTGGAGTCGTGGCGCCGGAGTGCGCCGGCCGACTCCATCACCCCGGACCGCTTCCGCTCCCTGGTGCTGCTCGACCCCAACTTCGATCCGGAGGGCCTTCGGGTCGCCGTCGACGGCGACCGTGTCCTCGGCGCGGCCTACGCGGTGCGCCGTCTGACGCCGATGACCGGCACCGACCTGGAGCCGGAGCAGGGCTGGATCCCGTTCTTCTTCGTCGACCCGGCCGTCCGCGGGCGCGGCCTCGGCCGCCGGCTGCTGACCGACGCCCTCGACTGGCTGCACGGCCACGGCCGCACCCGGGTGGACTTCTCCTCGTACACCCCGAACTACGTCCTCCCCGGCCTGGACGCCGAGGCGTACCCCGAAGCGGCCGGGCTCCTTGAGTCCCTGGGCTTTCGTACACTGTACGAGGCGGCGGCGATGGACCGCGGCCTGGTCGGCTATCGCATCCCGGAGGATGTCGCGTGCCGCTTGGACGAACTGACGGCGCAGGGCTACCGGTTCGCCACTCCGTACGACGACGACCTGGTGGACCTGTTCGCGCTCGCCGGGAACCACTTCGGCCCGGACTGGGCGTGCACGATCCGGCAGTGTCTGGCCGCGGGCACACCGCTCGACCGGATCGTCGTCGCCCGGGACCCTTCGGGTCGCCTGGTCGGTTGGGCCATGCACGGCACGTTCGACTCGGTGGACGAGCGGTTCGGGCCGTTCGGCGTGCTGGAGGAGATGCGCGGCACCGGACTCGGCAAGGTCCTGCTCCACCTGGTCCTGGAGCGGATGCGGGCGCGCCGCGCGCACTCCGCGTGGTTCCTGTGGACCGGCGAGCAGTCCCCGGCGGGCCACCTGTACCGCAAGAGCGGTTTCACCACGACCCGGGTGTTTCGCGTGATGCGTCGGGAGGCCGCCCGATGA
- a CDS encoding ABC transporter substrate-binding protein gives MTSSHRIGGLSRRHFALALTSALLPPALLASGCAAPYQGTGRPGDPIVLTLLSHYASGALKEALQRPVDEWNATHDRVKVRTKAVEFTDLLTTFMVRQAAGQGADILHPYCLWNGQLVQAGVLRPAPSEHAEEIRRGYGGAAVGASSVGGRIYGYPTEVQTYALYYNKRLLREAGFERPPGTWRELEEAAYRTAQRDRYGNTLVQGFGLSTYDDSTTVGQTLALLNAAGGTFVSADGRSTAIDSPAGRAVFDLEHRLVVKGASAPGVNVYKAFQSGRVAMVVSAGWWTGSLKTEMGNAYRDVGVAPLPVPEADGRRATLSTGFMLGVNTASEHPREAWEFLRWLNTGKVSVKSAKKGATATRMSSLQVSVGSLTGRAEDMRTLLSEGSDPNLRPFLDALEYAVPEPNVAGAQQAKSLLRKNIEALWTGQQSVDESLRTIRRQVDQEVSRSW, from the coding sequence ATGACGTCGTCACACCGAATCGGTGGCCTGAGCCGCCGTCACTTCGCGCTTGCGCTCACCTCGGCGCTGCTGCCCCCGGCGCTGCTCGCCTCCGGATGCGCCGCGCCGTACCAGGGCACCGGGCGGCCCGGGGATCCGATCGTCCTCACCTTGCTCTCCCACTACGCGAGCGGGGCGCTCAAGGAGGCCCTGCAGCGCCCGGTCGACGAGTGGAACGCCACTCATGACCGGGTCAAGGTGCGGACGAAGGCCGTCGAGTTCACGGACCTGCTGACCACGTTCATGGTCCGGCAGGCCGCGGGCCAGGGCGCCGACATCCTCCATCCGTACTGTCTGTGGAACGGCCAGCTCGTCCAGGCCGGCGTCCTGCGGCCCGCTCCGTCCGAGCACGCCGAGGAGATCAGACGCGGCTACGGCGGGGCCGCGGTCGGTGCCTCGTCGGTGGGGGGCAGGATCTACGGCTACCCGACCGAGGTGCAGACGTACGCCCTCTACTACAACAAGCGGCTGCTGCGCGAGGCCGGCTTCGAGCGTCCTCCGGGCACCTGGCGTGAGTTGGAGGAGGCGGCCTACCGCACCGCCCAGCGGGACCGGTATGGCAACACGCTGGTCCAGGGGTTCGGGCTGTCGACCTACGACGACTCCACCACCGTCGGCCAGACGCTCGCCCTGCTCAACGCCGCCGGCGGAACGTTCGTCTCCGCGGACGGCAGGAGCACCGCCATCGACTCGCCGGCCGGCCGGGCCGTGTTCGACCTGGAGCACCGCCTCGTCGTCAAAGGTGCGAGCGCCCCTGGCGTCAACGTCTACAAGGCGTTCCAGTCCGGACGGGTGGCCATGGTGGTCAGCGCCGGCTGGTGGACCGGAAGCCTGAAGACCGAGATGGGCAACGCCTACCGCGATGTCGGCGTCGCGCCGCTGCCCGTCCCCGAGGCGGACGGCAGGCGCGCCACACTCTCCACCGGCTTCATGCTGGGGGTCAACACGGCCAGTGAACACCCGCGTGAGGCCTGGGAGTTCCTGCGCTGGCTCAACACCGGGAAGGTGAGCGTCAAGAGCGCCAAGAAGGGTGCGACAGCGACCCGGATGAGCTCCCTGCAGGTGTCGGTCGGCTCCCTGACCGGCCGCGCCGAGGACATGCGGACACTCCTGAGCGAAGGCAGCGATCCGAACCTGCGCCCGTTCCTGGACGCGCTGGAGTACGCGGTGCCGGAGCCGAACGTAGCGGGCGCGCAGCAGGCCAAGTCGCTGCTGCGCAAGAACATCGAGGCGTTGTGGACCGGTCAGCAGTCGGTCGACGAGTCACTGCGCACCATCCGCCGTCAGGTCGATCAGGAGGTGTCGCGCTCATGGTGA
- a CDS encoding sugar ABC transporter permease, which yields MVNALAPETTERVHSPRDAGSTGPAVDGRRRTRPRRRQAVVAYLFLTPTLLFFAVFLILPLGFALLLSMSRWAGFDLGDIDPVGLDNFADLFVDGSTFLTPILTNTLLFALGTVALALAGSVLVATCIDKLRFQGLWRTLYFLPIVTTVVAIGNVWKYMYEPGGLVNGVLNALGLGSVGFLQDPDTALPSVVVVQAWASVGTAILILTAGLKSIPESYYEAAALDGAGPVTVFWKITLPLLRPSLLFVCITQFITGLQSFALIIVMTKGGPGDATNVAALEMYRQAFSYGDWGTASAAAFVLFLVVLVVTLVQLWIFRRKGEDT from the coding sequence ATGGTGAACGCCTTGGCACCGGAGACGACCGAGCGGGTACACAGCCCCCGGGACGCCGGGTCCACCGGGCCCGCCGTCGACGGCCGCCGCCGGACCCGGCCCCGACGCCGCCAGGCCGTCGTCGCCTATCTCTTCCTGACGCCGACGCTGCTGTTCTTCGCGGTCTTCCTGATCCTGCCGCTCGGCTTCGCGCTGCTGCTGTCGATGTCCCGCTGGGCCGGGTTCGACCTCGGCGACATCGATCCGGTCGGCCTGGACAACTTCGCCGACCTCTTCGTGGACGGTTCGACGTTCCTGACGCCGATCCTCACCAATACGCTGCTGTTCGCCCTGGGCACCGTGGCCCTCGCGCTCGCCGGCTCCGTGCTCGTCGCCACCTGCATCGACAAGCTGCGGTTCCAGGGGCTGTGGCGCACCCTGTACTTCCTGCCGATCGTCACGACCGTCGTCGCCATCGGCAACGTATGGAAGTACATGTACGAGCCGGGCGGCCTCGTCAATGGCGTCCTCAACGCCCTCGGGCTCGGCTCGGTGGGGTTCCTCCAGGACCCGGACACCGCGCTGCCCTCAGTCGTGGTCGTACAGGCCTGGGCCTCGGTCGGCACGGCGATCCTCATCCTGACCGCCGGGCTGAAGTCCATTCCCGAGTCGTACTACGAGGCCGCCGCGCTCGACGGTGCCGGGCCCGTCACCGTCTTCTGGAAGATCACACTGCCGCTGCTGCGACCGTCCCTGCTGTTCGTGTGCATCACCCAGTTCATCACCGGCCTGCAGTCGTTCGCGCTGATCATCGTGATGACCAAAGGCGGCCCGGGTGACGCGACCAATGTCGCCGCGCTGGAGATGTACCGGCAGGCCTTCTCGTACGGCGACTGGGGCACTGCGAGCGCCGCGGCCTTCGTGCTGTTCCTTGTGGTCCTCGTGGTCACCCTCGTGCAGTTGTGGATCTTCCGGCGCAAGGGAGAGGACACATGA
- a CDS encoding carbohydrate ABC transporter permease: MIRRRFPWFSYLVVVTGAVLTVVPFLDMVMTSFKGPGESGTLPYRFLPEAFDLSNYRAAIHQLDLPVLFRNSVLATAVITGSVLLTSSLAGYALAKLHFPGRNFIFRLVLSTMMFPPFLFFIPHFLILVHWPLAGGNDLFGRGGAGLTVSITALAMPFLVNGFGIFLMRQFMVSIPDEVLEAARIDGAGEFAVWWRIVVPQTKPVMVTLGLLTFVDAWNEYIWALLVSTANPDVMTLPVGIQLLQDYVDPTRTMPIVMAGLVLSILPVLILFLLLQKYYIRGVMLSGLK; encoded by the coding sequence ATGATCCGCCGCCGCTTCCCGTGGTTCTCGTATCTGGTGGTCGTGACCGGCGCCGTGCTCACGGTGGTGCCGTTTCTCGACATGGTGATGACGTCCTTCAAGGGGCCCGGCGAGTCCGGGACGCTGCCGTACCGGTTCCTGCCCGAGGCGTTCGACCTGTCCAACTACCGGGCGGCGATCCACCAGCTCGATCTGCCGGTGCTCTTCCGCAACAGCGTCCTCGCCACCGCCGTGATCACCGGATCGGTGCTGCTCACGTCGTCACTCGCCGGCTACGCGCTCGCCAAACTCCACTTCCCCGGACGGAACTTCATCTTCCGCCTTGTGCTGTCGACGATGATGTTCCCCCCGTTCCTCTTCTTCATCCCGCACTTCCTGATCCTGGTGCACTGGCCGCTCGCGGGCGGCAACGACCTGTTCGGGCGCGGCGGCGCGGGCCTGACCGTCAGCATCACCGCACTCGCCATGCCTTTTCTCGTCAACGGCTTCGGGATCTTCCTGATGCGCCAGTTCATGGTCTCGATCCCGGACGAGGTCCTCGAGGCCGCGCGCATCGACGGGGCCGGCGAGTTCGCCGTGTGGTGGCGGATCGTGGTGCCGCAGACCAAGCCGGTCATGGTGACGCTCGGGCTGCTGACCTTCGTCGACGCCTGGAACGAGTACATCTGGGCGCTGCTCGTGTCGACCGCCAACCCGGACGTGATGACCCTGCCCGTCGGCATCCAGCTCCTGCAGGACTACGTCGACCCGACCCGCACGATGCCCATCGTCATGGCCGGCCTCGTCCTGAGCATCCTGCCGGTCCTGATCCTCTTCCTGCTGCTCCAGAAGTACTACATCCGCGGCGTCATGCTCAGCGGCCTCAAGTGA
- a CDS encoding ester cyclase, which yields MKKAAADALAALPGVSRPPQAATPIVEGRKGLLHIVDVYAQGCNVKERVMSRSSNAAVLEGFGSAVNTDHLGELEEYVAPDSVDHDPAPGQVPGPEGYEEMFAAMRRAFPDLHIEVEHVMATDDEIAFAYTITGTHLGELMGHSPTGKTVSYRGMQISRFADGKMVERWGSSDELGMLRQLGLT from the coding sequence GTGAAGAAAGCAGCCGCCGACGCCCTGGCCGCCCTCCCCGGCGTCAGCAGGCCACCTCAGGCCGCCACACCTATCGTGGAGGGGAGGAAGGGGCTACTGCACATCGTCGATGTGTACGCCCAGGGCTGCAACGTCAAGGAGCGCGTCATGTCGCGCAGCAGCAACGCCGCCGTCCTGGAGGGCTTCGGATCAGCGGTGAACACTGACCACCTCGGCGAGCTCGAGGAATACGTGGCGCCCGACTCTGTGGACCACGACCCGGCCCCGGGCCAGGTTCCGGGACCGGAAGGTTATGAGGAGATGTTCGCCGCGATGCGGCGGGCCTTCCCCGATCTGCACATCGAGGTCGAGCACGTCATGGCCACCGACGACGAAATCGCGTTCGCCTACACCATCACGGGCACACATCTCGGTGAACTGATGGGGCACAGTCCGACGGGAAAGACGGTGAGTTACCGCGGCATGCAGATCAGCCGGTTCGCCGACGGGAAGATGGTCGAGCGCTGGGGCAGCAGCGATGAACTCGGCATGCTCCGCCAGCTCGGTCTCACCTGA
- a CDS encoding SDR family NAD(P)-dependent oxidoreductase: MDGLLTVSGLGAYCAGKHALEAIAATLRDELTPIGITVQTIDPGP; this comes from the coding sequence GTGGACGGGTTGCTCACCGTCTCCGGGCTGGGCGCGTACTGCGCCGGCAAGCACGCACTCGAAGCCATCGCCGCGACCCTGCGCGACGAGCTCACGCCCATCGGAATCACCGTCCAGACCATCGACCCCGGTCCGTAA